One genomic region from Natranaerobius trueperi encodes:
- the rpoD gene encoding RNA polymerase sigma factor RpoD, translating into MTEKNQKLEQIKEELVKVGKERGFLTYKEIMDQLAEFQLSSEQVDEFYEVLTQAGIDVVDAVGEVDPDDPTKAELDLSLPEGVEVSDPVRMYLKEIGKIPLLSPDEEINLAKQIEEGDEMAKRKLAEANLRLVVSIAKKYVGRGMLFLDLIQEGNLGLIKAVEKFDYRKGYKFSTYATWWIRQAITRAIADQARTIRIPVHMVETINKLIRVSRQLVQDLGREPLPEEIAEEMDMSEDKVREIMKIAQEPVSLETPIGEEDDSSLGDFIEDQDARPPADAAAFELLKGQLEEVLDSLTEREQKVLRLRFGLDDGRTRTLEEVGKHFGVTRERIRQIEAKALRKLRHPMRSKRLKDYLD; encoded by the coding sequence AAAACTTGAACAAATTAAAGAAGAACTGGTGAAGGTGGGAAAGGAACGCGGTTTCCTAACTTATAAGGAAATTATGGATCAGTTAGCAGAATTTCAGTTATCTAGTGAGCAAGTAGACGAATTTTACGAAGTCTTAACTCAAGCGGGGATTGATGTCGTAGATGCAGTTGGTGAGGTTGATCCTGATGACCCGACAAAGGCTGAACTAGATCTGTCATTACCTGAAGGGGTAGAAGTTAGTGATCCTGTTCGAATGTATCTTAAAGAGATTGGGAAGATCCCCCTTCTATCACCAGATGAAGAGATCAATCTCGCTAAACAAATAGAAGAAGGAGATGAAATGGCTAAAAGAAAATTAGCTGAGGCAAATCTCCGTTTAGTGGTAAGTATTGCTAAGAAATACGTAGGAAGAGGTATGTTATTTCTAGATTTAATTCAAGAAGGAAACCTAGGGTTAATTAAAGCAGTAGAGAAATTTGATTATAGAAAAGGGTATAAATTTAGTACCTATGCAACTTGGTGGATACGACAGGCTATAACTAGAGCTATTGCAGATCAGGCTAGAACAATTAGGATTCCTGTACACATGGTTGAGACTATTAATAAATTAATTCGCGTTTCTCGTCAATTGGTACAAGATCTTGGTAGGGAACCTTTACCAGAAGAAATTGCTGAAGAAATGGATATGAGTGAAGATAAAGTTAGAGAAATAATGAAAATAGCTCAAGAACCTGTTAGTTTAGAAACACCAATTGGAGAAGAAGATGATAGTTCTTTAGGTGATTTTATAGAAGATCAAGACGCAAGACCACCTGCTGATGCAGCTGCATTTGAGCTGTTAAAGGGTCAATTAGAAGAAGTTTTAGATAGTCTTACAGAGAGAGAACAAAAAGTATTGCGCTTGAGATTTGGTCTTGATGATGGTAGAACAAGAACTCTTGAAGAAGTAGGCAAACACTTTGGAGTAACAAGAGAGAGAATACGTCAAATTGAAGCTAAAGCACTTAGAAAACTAAGACATCCAATGAGAAGTAAGAGGTTGAAAGATTATTTAGATTAA